A genomic window from Candidatus Bathyarchaeota archaeon includes:
- a CDS encoding radical SAM protein, with protein MQTKIKPLFKSFLRSRTHALLNRASVSPWFVHFECTYRCNMKCTFCNVWRKSPDIIEATTSKLKQRLFECWDLGCLVASFTGGEPLLRSDLGQLLKFSNSNLGLFTGLVTNGLLLNKKVDDLSKYTDFLAVSFDVNNKEIFNQTRGVDAFDAVKNNIKYAKKLGIELDLFSVITRETFEFIDDTLEFAKSLELPIHFSPVDNVPRGSVDEACAEDLKILENSLVLKKLAEEKKNYSKIYFESDYFRFQSLGGFRNVIGCSSASTTVALKPDSSVALPCPFFTLMKVDTDENLKSSLCSEKAKNIIENCGNWDFCKNCSINCMYVASLLKHPYFLIRWAKNKL; from the coding sequence GTGCAAACTAAAATCAAGCCTCTTTTCAAAAGTTTTTTGCGTTCACGAACTCATGCCTTGTTGAACCGGGCTTCAGTCAGTCCGTGGTTTGTTCATTTTGAATGCACGTATCGTTGTAACATGAAATGCACTTTTTGCAATGTTTGGAGAAAAAGCCCTGATATCATCGAGGCGACAACTTCTAAGCTTAAACAGCGTTTGTTTGAATGCTGGGACTTGGGTTGTTTAGTTGCAAGTTTTACTGGTGGTGAACCGTTATTACGTAGCGATCTGGGGCAGTTACTAAAGTTTTCAAATAGCAACTTGGGCTTATTCACTGGTTTAGTTACTAACGGGTTATTATTAAACAAAAAAGTTGATGACCTTTCAAAATACACCGATTTTTTGGCTGTTTCCTTTGATGTTAACAATAAAGAAATCTTCAACCAAACACGGGGGGTGGATGCTTTTGATGCCGTCAAAAACAACATTAAATATGCTAAAAAGTTGGGGATAGAACTTGACTTGTTTTCTGTTATAACTCGTGAAACTTTCGAGTTCATTGATGATACCCTTGAGTTTGCAAAATCTCTTGAGTTGCCCATCCATTTCTCTCCTGTCGATAATGTTCCCCGAGGATCCGTCGATGAAGCCTGTGCTGAAGACTTGAAAATCCTTGAAAACAGTTTGGTTCTAAAAAAATTAGCTGAAGAAAAAAAGAACTACAGTAAAATCTATTTCGAAAGCGACTATTTCCGTTTTCAATCTCTTGGTGGATTCCGGAACGTTATTGGCTGTTCATCAGCTTCAACTACGGTTGCCTTAAAACCGGATTCTTCAGTTGCTTTGCCCTGTCCCTTTTTCACTTTGATGAAAGTCGATACAGATGAAAACTTGAAATCAAGTTTATGTTCTGAAAAAGCAAAAAACATAATTGAAAACTGTGGAAATTGGGATTTTTGCAAAAACTGTTCAATTAATTGTATGTATGTTGCATCGTTGCTTAAGCATCCCTATTTTTTGATTCGATGGGCAAAAAACAAACTTTGA
- a CDS encoding SPFH domain-containing protein, producing MPIIEKVAWDFAGDEDIAYRFPNLSLKYGSQVIVKENQWAVFFRDGKAYDVFGPGRHTITSNNIPLLTGALKALRIIGDVFSCEVVYVSNSQFRGKFGGQAYSAPSGAIQYQAELGYYGYLLYKIEDPKLFVIEFFGNKGASTSTDIENYIRGFINERVIDEFANHDIFNVVKNVDETTDKVSLIIKDEAARIGLKIIDTVFEGVKIPEEARRFATTMGQQAMTMQYMKETTAELPEGGGAAGAGVGAGIGIALGNTLGKAMQPSQSSGGAQQVLLCPNCGSQNNVGAKFCGNCGKSLAPVAKIICPKCGAAMPESMKFCGNCGSPMKPKKINCPKCNTENLSTNKFCGNCGNKLE from the coding sequence ATGCCAATAATAGAAAAAGTTGCATGGGATTTTGCTGGAGACGAAGATATCGCATACCGTTTCCCTAATCTTTCACTAAAATACGGAAGTCAAGTAATCGTCAAAGAAAACCAATGGGCAGTGTTTTTCCGTGACGGCAAAGCATACGACGTTTTTGGTCCTGGACGACACACCATCACAAGCAACAATATTCCTTTGTTAACTGGTGCTTTGAAGGCTCTTCGAATAATCGGGGATGTTTTCAGTTGTGAAGTAGTTTATGTAAGTAACAGCCAATTCAGAGGAAAATTTGGCGGACAAGCCTACTCTGCCCCAAGTGGAGCCATACAATATCAAGCAGAACTTGGATACTATGGTTACCTTCTCTACAAAATCGAAGATCCCAAATTATTTGTTATCGAATTTTTTGGCAACAAAGGCGCAAGCACATCAACTGACATTGAAAACTATATCCGTGGATTCATAAATGAACGGGTAATAGACGAGTTCGCTAATCATGACATCTTCAATGTAGTCAAAAACGTGGACGAAACTACTGACAAAGTTTCGTTGATCATAAAAGATGAAGCAGCACGCATTGGACTAAAAATCATAGACACAGTTTTTGAAGGCGTTAAAATCCCTGAAGAAGCCCGACGTTTTGCAACAACCATGGGGCAACAAGCCATGACCATGCAATACATGAAAGAAACAACTGCAGAACTCCCTGAAGGCGGTGGAGCTGCTGGCGCTGGAGTAGGTGCAGGAATCGGAATTGCTCTGGGGAATACTCTCGGTAAGGCAATGCAGCCTTCTCAAAGTAGTGGTGGAGCACAACAAGTGCTATTGTGTCCAAACTGTGGCAGCCAAAACAACGTCGGTGCCAAATTCTGCGGAAACTGTGGAAAAAGCTTAGCCCCCGTAGCCAAGATTATTTGCCCAAAATGTGGAGCAGCCATGCCTGAATCAATGAAATTCTGTGGCAACTGTGGATCCCCAATGAAACCAAAAAAAATTAACTGCCCAAAATGTAACACAGAAAACCTGTCCACAAACAAATTCTGCGGAAACTGCGGCAACAAGCTGGAGTAA
- a CDS encoding TIGR04084 family radical SAM/SPASM domain-containing protein, with protein MFFHLLLTTNCDLQCKYCYGKSCDDMDTEFDFDVDYDIPAEINYDINQLTKFIEKDKKAVLIFYGGEPMLCIDNMKQIMDQLPAKQFNIQTNGLHLHKLEPEYVNRLNTIFVSLDGKEKLTDYYRGKGVYKKAIENIKNITNNGFEGEIIARMTLMEQTDIYENVRWLLNNPDYSFSSVHWQLDAGFWKNDFHKRDFKKWTENSYNPQLRKLIKYWVNKMETKRKVLKLYPLLGVMHSLLVQETSLLRCGSGWSNYSIQTDGHIIPCPAMSGMKDYYLGHIKDAHPLKLPQIYVKQPCTDCEIYEECGGRCLYANVTKQWTDKAYDLICNTVQNQINTLKDSLPQIQQLIDNKTINLSDFEHLKYNSCEIIP; from the coding sequence TTGTTTTTTCATTTGTTATTAACAACAAACTGTGACTTGCAATGCAAATACTGCTACGGTAAATCATGTGATGACATGGATACAGAATTTGATTTTGACGTAGATTACGATATCCCTGCTGAAATCAATTATGACATTAACCAGTTAACAAAGTTCATTGAAAAAGACAAAAAAGCAGTTCTGATTTTTTATGGCGGCGAACCAATGTTATGCATCGACAATATGAAACAGATAATGGACCAGCTACCAGCTAAACAATTTAACATCCAAACTAACGGTTTACATTTACACAAACTTGAACCAGAATACGTGAATAGATTAAATACAATTTTTGTTTCATTGGATGGCAAAGAAAAACTAACAGATTACTACCGGGGAAAAGGCGTCTACAAAAAAGCAATCGAAAATATCAAAAATATCACAAATAACGGCTTTGAAGGGGAAATAATTGCCCGGATGACCCTCATGGAACAAACAGACATTTACGAAAACGTTAGATGGCTCTTAAACAATCCTGATTACTCTTTTAGTTCAGTTCATTGGCAACTTGATGCAGGATTTTGGAAAAACGATTTCCATAAACGGGACTTCAAAAAATGGACCGAAAACAGCTACAATCCCCAACTCAGAAAACTGATAAAATACTGGGTTAACAAAATGGAAACAAAACGCAAAGTATTGAAGCTTTATCCCCTTTTGGGAGTGATGCATTCCCTTCTTGTTCAAGAAACAAGCCTTCTAAGATGCGGCTCAGGCTGGAGCAACTATAGCATACAAACAGACGGACACATCATACCCTGCCCAGCAATGAGCGGAATGAAAGACTACTACTTAGGACACATCAAAGATGCTCATCCATTAAAACTTCCTCAAATCTATGTTAAACAACCGTGCACAGATTGTGAAATCTATGAAGAATGTGGGGGACGCTGTCTTTACGCTAACGTAACTAAACAGTGGACTGACAAAGCATACGATTTAATATGTAACACCGTCCAGAACCAAATCAACACGTTAAAAGATTCGTTACCCCAAATCCAGCAACTAATTGATAACAAGACAATCAACCTTTCAGATTTTGAACATTTAAAATACAACAGTTGTGAAATAATTCCATAA